A genomic stretch from Telopea speciosissima isolate NSW1024214 ecotype Mountain lineage chromosome 7, Tspe_v1, whole genome shotgun sequence includes:
- the LOC122668456 gene encoding late embryogenesis abundant protein D-29-like, producing the protein MAMTSSSFSSAFWWWRRCWALGLLVMVMLALATSCSCIGLLDDDEDDEGEMGYNRQQQQQQKEQTKKVADTAAQKAEEIGKEAKEGSESWTGWAKEKITESLGMKQEDPQEKAKQATDKASDTAYQTGQYSTEKAEDVKRIAEEKARKAAEIAAEKAKQAKEAAYEKVGKVTDTAEEKDVKRSAEEKAKKAAEIAKETAEEQLKWAKERAKEGFDAAKNKAGETIESAKETIGAKQKSQKVKDRDEEL; encoded by the exons ATGGCgatgacttcttcttctttttcttcagctTTTTGGTGGTGGAGGCGGTGCTGGGCACTTGGGCTactggtgatggtgatgctagccTTGGCAACCTCATGTAGTTGCATCGGATTGTTGGACGATGATGAAGATGACGAAGGCGAAATGGGTTACAATCggcagcaacaacagcaacagaaAGAACAAACTAAGAAGGTAGCGGACACAGCGGCGCAGAAGGCAGAGGAGATTGGGAAGGAAGCCAAAGAGGGTTCGGAGTCCTGGACAGGGTGGGCAAAGGAAAAGATCACAGAGAGTTTGGGCATGAAGCAAGAAGATCCCCAAGAGAAAGCTAAACAAGCCACGGATAAGGCTTCTGATACCGCTTATCAAACAGGGCAGTACAGTACAGAGAAGGCCGAAGACGTGAAGAGAATCGCCGAGGAGAAAGCAAGGAAGGCGGCAGAGATAGCAGCAGAGAAGGCTAAGCAGGCCAAGGAAGCCGCCTACGAGAAGGTAGGGAAGGTGACAGAcacagcagaagagaaggacGTGAAGAGAAGCGCCGAGGAGAAAGCAAAGAAGGCGGCAGAGATA gcgAAAGAGACGGCGGAGGAGCAACTCAAATGGGCCAAAGAGAGAGCCAAAGAAGGATTCGACGCCGCCAAAAACAAAGCAGGGGAGACAATAGAGAGCGCCAAGGAAACCATCGGTGCAAAGCAGAAATCACAGAAAGTTAAGGATCGAGACGAGGAACTTTAA